The following coding sequences lie in one Apium graveolens cultivar Ventura chromosome 1, ASM990537v1, whole genome shotgun sequence genomic window:
- the LOC141718591 gene encoding secreted RxLR effector protein 161-like has product MIQEFKDQMSGIFEMSDMGKLSYYLGIEVKQSNDFIELKQTGYTRKVLERAGMAECNPCKYPLDPKEVITKDEGGKTVDATQFKSLVGGLRYLVHTRPDIAFVVGVISRHMERPTIIHLNAAKRILRYIQGTLNLGLVYTKDGGNNVLTGYSDSDLAGNLDDRRSTGAMVFYLNECLVTWVSQKQRSVALSSCEAEYMVAAAAACQGIWLRNVMMQVTGE; this is encoded by the coding sequence ATGATTCAAGAGTTCAAGGATCAGATGAGCGGTATTTTTGAGATGAGCGATATGGGAAAGCTGTCATATTATCTTGGTATTGAGGTGAAGCAGAGTAATGATTTTATTGAGCTAAAGCAAACTGGGTATACAAGGAAGGTCTTAGAAAGGGCAGGAATGGCTGAATGTAATCCGTGCAAATATCCTCTGGATCCAAAGGAAGTCATTACTAAGGATGAAGGAGGGAAAACAGTCGATGCAACACAATTTAAGAGTCTAGTTGGTGGACTTAGATACTTGGTTCACACACGCCCGGACATTGCATTCGTTGTGGGTGTGATTAGCAGACACATGGAAAGACCAACTATAATTCATCTTAATGCAGCAAAGCGTATACTGAGATATATACAGGGCACGTTGAATCTTGGTCTGGTCTACACAAAGGATGGTGGAAATAACGTGTTAACTGGATATTCTGACAGTGACCTAGCAGGAAATCTAGATGATCGAAGAAGTACTGGTGCAATGGTTTTCTATCTGAATGAATGTTTAGTGACATGGGTGTCTCAAAAGCAACGCAGTGTTGCCTTATCCTCCTGTGAAGCAGAATATATGGTTGCTGCAGCGGCTGCGTGCCAAGGGATTTGGCTCAGGAACGTGATGATGCAGGTTACAGGTGAATGA